In a genomic window of Punica granatum isolate Tunisia-2019 chromosome 6, ASM765513v2, whole genome shotgun sequence:
- the LOC116209904 gene encoding aspartic proteinase-like protein 2, with the protein MDPRPFLAVATLLVLSASAASGNVAFQVHSKLKGRERSLSALREHDSRRHGRLLSAVDFHLGGNGNPSDTGLYYAKIGLGSPSKDYYVQVDTGSDILWVSCAGCDRCPTKSSLGIKLEAYDPKSSSTASTVKCDQEYCIYANNGELPGCKSDLLCQYNVVYGDGSSTTGYYVKDQMRLDRVTGNLQSSWTNASVIFGCANKQSGDLGSGEDSAALSGLMGFGQSNTSVLSQLASAGKVKKIFAHCLDSKQGGGIFTIGEVVEPKVKTTALVPNQSHYNVVMKAIEVGGEAIQLGTGILGLFDDEKHAIIDSGTTLVYLPGDIYDSLMSKILAKQSGLKLHTVDEQFTCFEFSEDVDDGFPAVKFQFAGSLDLTAYPHDYLFPISDNKWCFGWMSSSMQSKGKDVILLGDLVLSNKLVVYDLVNQTVGWVDFNCSSSIKVKDEESGATYAVGAHDLSSRAAQVVGRTFTWLLLIPAILYSLPS; encoded by the exons ATGGATCCGAGGCCTTTCTTGGCCGTGGCGACGCTGCTGGTGCTGTCGGCGTCGGCGGCCTCCGGCAACGTTGCGTTCCAGGTGCATAGTAAGCTCAAGGGCCGCGAGAGGTCCCTCAGCGCCTTAAGGGAGCACGATTCCCGCCGCCACGGCAGGCTGCTGTCCGCCGTCGACTTCCACCTGGGCGGCAACGGCAACCCCTCAGACACCGG GTTGTACTATGCGAAAATTGGACTGGGGAGTCCTTCCAAGGATTATTACGTGCAAGTCGACACCGGTAGTGATATCTTGTGGGTGAGCTGCGCTGGCTGCGACAGGTGCCCCACCAAGAGCAGTCTTGGG ATAAAGCTCGAAGCTTATGATCCGAAGAGCTCGTCCACTGCGAGCACAGTCAAGTGTGATCAGGAGTACTGTATTTACGCAAACAACGGTGAATTACCTGGTTGCAAGTCCGATTTGCTTTGCCAATATAATGTCGTTTATGGAGACGGGAGCTCTACTACCGGGTACTATGTTAAGGATCAGATGCGCTTGGATCGAGTGACTGGGAATCTCCAATCATCATGGACTAATGCAAGTGTTATATTTGG GTGTGCGAACAAACAATCGGGGGATTTGGGCTCAGGCGAAGACTCTGCAGCTCTCTCTGGTCTTATGGGTTTCGGGCAGTCAAACACTTCCGTGCTTTCTCAGCTCGCTTCAgcaggaaaggtgaagaagattTTTGCTCACTGCTTGGACAGCAAACAAGGTGGTGGAATCTTCACCATTGGGGAAGTCGTAGAGCCGAAAGTTAAAACCACTGCGTTGGTACCTAATCA GTCGCATTACAATGTTGTCATGAAGGCCATTGAGGTTGGTGGCGAGGCAATACAGCTTGGTACGGGTATACTAGGCCTGTTCGATGATGAGAAACACGCAATTATCGACAGCGGCACAACCTTGGTCTATCTCCCTGGGGACATTTATGATTCACTGATGAGCAAG ATTTTGGCAAAGCAGTCTGGACTAAAATTACATACTGTTGATGAGCAGTTTACCTGTTTCGAATTCTCTGAGGA TGTGGATGATGGGTTTCCTGCTGTCAAGTTTCAGTTTGCTGGTTCCCTTGATTTGACCGCATATCCTCACGATTATTTGTTCCCAATCAGT GATAACAAGTGGTGCTTTGGTTGGATGAGCAGTTCAATGCAGTCTAAGGGAAAGGACGTGATCCTTTTGGGAG ATTTGGTGCTTTCGAACAAGCTGGTTGTGTACGACTTGGTGAATCAGACTGTTGGCTGGGTAGATTTTAACT GTTCATCGAGCATTAAAGTGAAGGACGAGGAATCCGGCGCGACATATGCTGTTGGCGCCCATGACCTGAGTTCGCGTGCGGCTCAGGTGGTCGGAAGAACATTTACGTGGCTCCTGTTGATACCTGCCATCTTGTACAGCCTCCCATCGTAG